In Tachypleus tridentatus isolate NWPU-2018 chromosome 7, ASM421037v1, whole genome shotgun sequence, a genomic segment contains:
- the LOC143257833 gene encoding thyrotropin-releasing hormone receptor-like — protein sequence MMSSTISSTAFEISACNTSNTAISGSDSSTCNLTSNTWNTTMLPEPSYYPTYYRVIGTTFQGLIFLIGVLGNIMVVIVVTKNRSMLTPTNCYLVSLSIADLMVLIASVPNEVLSYFLLGDEWIWGRAGCIIFIFLQYLGINASSLSITAFTIERYIAICHPMKAQMVCTVNRAKKIIIGVWVFACLYCSPWLFLTKTVPIYYRGHEDVETCTFALSREHYLGYFFADLVLFYMFPLLLSCMLYGLIARILFTSEIPRNLVKGGNPPEDSLKSTNSSTRVQVVKMLAVVVALFATLWLPYRALVVYNSFAVNRYMEPWFLMFCKTMIFINSAINPILYNAMSVKFRRAFKRTLSCCQRQQCRRGPYFSDVVSTRFLPSTLNMATASCRMEKQQQV from the exons ATGATGTCTTCAACAATTTCATCGACAGCTTTTGAAATTTCTGCTTGCAATACAAGTAATACCGCTATCTCTGGTAGTGATTCTTCAACTTGTAACTTAACATCAAACACGTGGAATACTACGATGTTACCAGAACCTTCCTACTATCCAACTTACTACCGAGTAATTGGAACAACATTTCAAGGTTTAATCTTCCTGATTGGTGTGCTTGGTAATATTATGGTTGTAATAGTTGTAACCAAAAACCGTAGTATGCTCACCCCTACTAACTGTTATCTTGTCAGTTTGTCCATAGCTGACCTAATGGTTCTAATAGCTTCAGTACCCAACGAGGTCTTGTCTTACTTTCTTCTAGGAGATGAGTGGATCTGGGGTCGAGCTGGATGTATTATCTTCATCTTTCTTCAGTATTTAGGGATCAATGCTTCATCCCTGTCAATCACAGCTTTCACAATAGAACGGTACATCGCTATCTGCCATCCCATGAAGGCCCAGATGGTTTGCACAGTCAACAGAGCCAAGAAGATTATAATAGGTGTTTGGGTGTTTGCTTGTCTCTACTGTTCCCCTTGGCTGTTTCTAACAAAAACAGTTCCCATTTACTACAGAGGCCACGAAGACGTGGAAACCTGCACCTTTGCTCTTTCCAGAGAACATTATCTTGGCTATTTCTTTGCGGATCTAGTGCTCTTCTATATGTTCCCGTTGCTTCTATCTTGTATGCTATATGGACTAATAGCAAGGATCCTCTTCACCAGTGAGATTCCCAGAAACTTGGTTAAAGGAGGAAATCCTCCGGAAGATTCCTTAAAAAGCACCAATTCAAGCACCAGAGTGCAG GTGGTGAAAATGCTTGCTGTTGTAGTGGCTCTCTTTGCAACACTTTGGTTACCCTATCGAGCTCTAGTGGTGTACAATTCCTTCGCTGTCAACCGCTACATGGAGCCCTGGTTCCTGATGTTCTGTAAGACCATGATCTTCATTAACAGTGCTATTAACCCGATTCTGTACAATGCCATGTCTGTCAAGTTTCGACGCGCCTTCAAGAGGACCTTATCTTGTTGTCAGAGGCAGCAATGTCGTCGTGGGCCATACTTTAGTGATGTAGTGTCTACCCGATTTCTTCCAAGTACCTTAAACATGGCCACAGCGTCTTGCAGAATGGAAAAGCAACAGCAAGTTTAA